The following coding sequences lie in one Myxococcaceae bacterium JPH2 genomic window:
- a CDS encoding glucose-6-phosphate isomerase: MTERELWERYKRYLCVVPSVGFTLDISRMSFPADFLERMRPRMEEAFTAMDALEKGAIANPDEQRRVGHYWLRAPELAPEPGLAKEIRDTVAAVHRFAEDVHAGRVRPQKAARFTHVLLVGIGGSALGPQLVADALGTARDAMQVSFFDNTDPDGMDRVLATLGERLAETLTVVISKSGGTKETRNGMVEAERAYTQRGLDFGAHAVAVTGDGSELDRYAKAHHWLRTFPMWDWVGGRTSVMSAVGLLPARLQGLDIDAMLAGARDMDVATRQRDMARNPAALLALMWFHAGNGRGAKDMVILPYKDRLMLMSRYLQQLVMESLGKEKDLDGKVVNQGIAVYGNKGSTDQHAYVQQLREGVNNFFVTFIEVLKDRQGESMRVEDGVTSGDFLLGFLLGTRRALFEKGRESVTLTVPDASARTVGALIALYERAVGLYASLVHINAYHQPGVEAGKKAAGRVLELQARLLARLSEARAEARTAEQLAADLGAPDDVETVFKLLEHLAANGDHGVRRVEGASPVEARFQAS; encoded by the coding sequence ATGACCGAGCGTGAGCTGTGGGAGCGGTACAAGCGATACCTGTGCGTCGTCCCGTCCGTCGGGTTCACGCTGGACATCTCGCGCATGAGCTTCCCGGCGGACTTCCTGGAGCGCATGCGTCCGCGCATGGAGGAAGCCTTCACCGCGATGGACGCGCTGGAGAAGGGCGCCATCGCCAACCCGGATGAGCAGCGCCGCGTGGGGCACTACTGGCTGCGCGCGCCGGAGCTGGCGCCAGAGCCGGGCCTCGCGAAGGAGATCCGCGACACGGTCGCCGCCGTGCACCGCTTCGCCGAGGACGTGCACGCGGGCCGGGTGCGCCCCCAGAAGGCCGCGCGCTTCACGCACGTGCTGCTGGTGGGCATCGGCGGCTCGGCGCTGGGGCCGCAGCTCGTGGCGGACGCGCTGGGCACGGCGCGGGACGCGATGCAGGTGTCCTTCTTCGACAATACCGACCCGGACGGCATGGACCGCGTGCTGGCCACGCTGGGCGAGCGGCTGGCCGAGACGCTCACCGTCGTCATCAGCAAGTCCGGCGGCACCAAGGAGACGCGCAACGGCATGGTCGAGGCCGAGCGCGCCTATACGCAGCGCGGCCTGGACTTCGGCGCGCACGCGGTCGCCGTCACGGGCGATGGCAGCGAGTTGGACCGGTACGCGAAGGCCCATCACTGGCTGCGCACCTTCCCCATGTGGGACTGGGTCGGGGGACGCACGTCGGTGATGTCGGCGGTGGGGCTGCTCCCGGCGCGGCTCCAGGGGCTGGACATCGACGCGATGCTCGCGGGCGCGCGGGACATGGACGTGGCGACGCGGCAGCGGGACATGGCTCGCAATCCCGCCGCGCTGCTGGCGCTCATGTGGTTCCACGCGGGCAACGGACGCGGAGCCAAGGACATGGTCATCCTGCCGTACAAGGACCGGCTGATGCTCATGTCGCGCTACCTCCAGCAGCTCGTGATGGAGTCGCTCGGCAAGGAGAAGGACCTGGACGGCAAGGTGGTGAACCAGGGCATCGCCGTCTACGGCAACAAGGGCAGCACGGATCAACACGCGTACGTGCAGCAGCTGCGCGAGGGCGTGAACAACTTCTTCGTCACCTTCATCGAGGTGCTGAAGGACCGTCAGGGCGAGTCCATGCGCGTGGAGGACGGCGTCACCAGCGGCGACTTCCTCCTGGGCTTCCTGTTGGGCACGCGCCGCGCCCTCTTCGAGAAGGGCCGCGAGTCCGTGACGCTCACCGTGCCGGACGCGAGCGCCCGCACCGTGGGCGCGCTCATCGCGCTGTACGAGCGCGCCGTGGGCCTCTACGCCTCGCTCGTGCACATCAACGCGTACCACCAGCCCGGCGTGGAGGCGGGGAAGAAGGCGGCCGGCCGCGTGCTGGAGCTGCAGGCGCGGCTGCTCGCGCGGCTGAGCGAGGCCCGCGCGGAGGCTCGCACCGCCGAGCAGCTCGCCGCGGACCTGGGCGCGCCGGATGACGTGGAGACGGTGTTCAAGCTGCTGGAGCACCTGGCCGCCAACGGCGACCACGGCGTGCGCCGCGTGGAGGGCGCCTCTCCGGTGGAGGCGCGCTTCCAGGCGAGCTGA
- a CDS encoding GNAT family N-acetyltransferase, whose product MDVTYRIALPEDFSALELLMAAQFHDEEIAVDSTRLTRVIRPVLDWPERGFFVLAHTPEGQPVGAAYVPCYWSLEHEGMAAWLEEIYVLAAYRGAGVGTGLVRAACTEAAARGCLAVDLEVGVGQERVAHLYVREGFQPLQRDRWVRRLREA is encoded by the coding sequence ATGGACGTCACGTACCGGATCGCCCTCCCCGAGGACTTTTCCGCGCTCGAACTGCTGATGGCCGCGCAGTTCCACGATGAAGAGATTGCCGTGGACTCCACCCGCCTGACGCGTGTCATCCGTCCGGTGCTCGACTGGCCCGAGCGTGGCTTCTTCGTGCTGGCTCACACGCCCGAGGGTCAGCCCGTGGGCGCCGCCTACGTGCCCTGCTACTGGTCGCTGGAGCACGAGGGCATGGCGGCCTGGCTGGAGGAAATCTACGTGCTCGCCGCGTACCGAGGCGCGGGCGTGGGCACCGGGCTCGTGCGGGCCGCCTGCACGGAGGCCGCCGCGCGGGGCTGCCTCGCGGTGGACCTGGAGGTGGGGGTGGGCCAGGAGCGCGTGGCCCACCTCTACGTTCGTGAGGGCTTCCAGCCCCTCCAGAGAGATCGCTGGGTGCGCCGCCTGCGCGAGGCGTGA
- a CDS encoding SDR family oxidoreductase, whose product MDLRLNGKTALVTGSSRGIGRAIAATLAREGVRVCLTARGAEALEATATELRAEGAEVTQVVADVATPEGATQAVDTAVQALGGLDILVNNVGGSGGAGTFDSATPAQWTDVLNRNLLSAVWCSQRAVEVMRERGGGSIVHLNSIFGREYATSAPYTTAKSGLTALTKEMAVDLARHRIRVNGVAPGSILFPGGSWDRRQKAEPEKVARMVRDEMPWGRFGVPEEVADVVVFLCSERARWVTGVTLPVDGGQGRAF is encoded by the coding sequence ATGGACTTGCGACTCAACGGGAAGACCGCGCTCGTCACCGGCAGCAGCCGAGGTATCGGTCGCGCCATCGCGGCAACCCTCGCCCGGGAGGGAGTCCGGGTCTGCCTGACCGCCCGAGGCGCCGAGGCCCTGGAGGCCACCGCGACCGAGCTGCGCGCCGAGGGCGCGGAAGTGACTCAGGTGGTCGCGGACGTCGCCACGCCCGAAGGGGCAACCCAGGCGGTGGACACAGCGGTCCAGGCGTTGGGAGGTCTGGACATCCTGGTCAACAACGTGGGGGGCAGCGGGGGCGCGGGCACCTTCGACTCGGCCACGCCCGCGCAGTGGACGGACGTGCTCAACCGCAACCTCCTGTCCGCGGTGTGGTGCAGTCAACGCGCGGTGGAGGTGATGCGCGAGCGCGGCGGCGGCAGCATCGTCCACCTCAACTCCATCTTCGGCCGCGAGTACGCCACCAGCGCGCCCTACACCACGGCCAAGTCGGGCCTCACCGCGCTCACCAAGGAGATGGCGGTGGACCTGGCGCGCCACCGCATCCGCGTCAACGGCGTGGCGCCGGGCTCCATCCTCTTCCCGGGAGGGAGCTGGGACCGTCGCCAGAAGGCCGAGCCCGAGAAGGTGGCCCGCATGGTGCGCGACGAGATGCCCTGGGGCCGCTTCGGCGTCCCCGAGGAGGTGGCGGACGTCGTGGTGTTCCTCTGCTCGGAGCGCGCGCGCTGGGTGACAGGCGTCACGCTCCCGGTGGATGGCGGACAGGGCCGTGCCTTCTGA
- a CDS encoding DoxX family protein: protein MKQKIAYWVLTGLFSLMMLMSASGYLTANPQMVEGFHHLGYPDYFRMYLGVAKVVGVLALVVPWTPRTLREWAYAGFAITTVSAAVSHGMSGDPTGIVVAPVVALGVLLGSHQLWRRLRDEAPRSVARPAVA from the coding sequence ATGAAGCAGAAGATTGCGTATTGGGTGCTGACGGGGCTGTTCAGTCTGATGATGCTGATGTCCGCATCGGGCTATCTCACCGCGAACCCCCAGATGGTGGAGGGGTTCCACCACCTGGGCTATCCGGACTACTTCCGCATGTACCTGGGGGTGGCGAAGGTGGTGGGCGTGCTGGCGCTCGTGGTGCCGTGGACGCCGCGCACGTTGCGCGAGTGGGCCTACGCGGGCTTCGCCATCACCACCGTCTCGGCGGCCGTGTCGCACGGGATGTCGGGTGACCCGACGGGCATCGTGGTCGCCCCGGTGGTGGCGCTGGGCGTGCTCTTGGGCTCGCACCAGCTCTGGCGGCGCCTGCGTGACGAGGCGCCCCGGTCGGTGGCTCGGCCCGCGGTGGCCTGA
- a CDS encoding Rrf2 family transcriptional regulator, giving the protein MNSRFVMAAHVLGMLAWHEREGAGTVTSEQMAASIQTNPVVVRRLLGDLSRAGLVETKRGAGGGVRLARGPESITLCDIYKAVGDGTELFGRHPSGANPTCAFAPVVVDYLDEVFKRAEAAVHESLGGTTVAQMSVEVGKRMGAHGGKGCR; this is encoded by the coding sequence GTGAACAGCCGGTTCGTCATGGCCGCGCACGTGCTGGGGATGCTCGCGTGGCACGAGCGCGAGGGCGCCGGCACGGTGACGTCCGAGCAGATGGCGGCGAGCATCCAGACGAACCCGGTCGTGGTGCGGCGGCTGCTCGGGGACCTGTCACGCGCGGGGCTGGTGGAGACGAAGCGGGGCGCAGGAGGCGGCGTACGACTCGCGCGGGGGCCGGAGTCCATCACCCTGTGCGACATCTACAAGGCTGTCGGGGATGGGACGGAGCTGTTCGGACGCCACCCGTCGGGGGCAAACCCCACCTGCGCCTTCGCCCCGGTGGTGGTCGACTACCTGGATGAAGTCTTCAAGCGCGCCGAGGCCGCGGTCCACGAGAGTCTGGGCGGCACCACGGTGGCGCAGATGTCCGTCGAGGTCGGCAAGCGCATGGGCGCGCACGGAGGCAAGGGCTGTCGTTGA
- a CDS encoding cytochrome d ubiquinol oxidase subunit II — MSTEALLGFAVAGTFVLYALFGGADFGGGVWDLLAFGPRKAEQRALIAHAMGPIWEVNHVWLIVGLVLLFSGFPRAFAALTVALHVPLTLLLLGIVFRGAAFTFRTYDTRGDVVERRWGVVFSGASLVAPLLLGMCVGAVASGDIRMEGHVVVSGFFAPWTGPFPIAVGLLALGLFAFLAAVYLTHEAHSRELREDFRMRALVTGALVFVLAAVVLVLAREGAPRVWAGLLHSPFALALHAATAVAAVTAFVLLGLRHFRAARVAAASQVGFIILGWAASQHPYLVEPDLTLQNSAAAPEVQRLLMVALGVGVAVVVPSLVLFFRVFRPRPPGATPPAHA; from the coding sequence ATGTCCACTGAGGCGCTGTTGGGATTCGCGGTGGCGGGCACGTTCGTGCTCTACGCGCTGTTCGGCGGCGCGGACTTCGGTGGCGGTGTCTGGGATTTGCTCGCCTTCGGGCCGCGCAAGGCCGAGCAGCGCGCGCTCATCGCCCATGCCATGGGCCCCATCTGGGAGGTGAACCATGTCTGGCTCATCGTCGGGCTGGTGCTGCTCTTCAGCGGCTTCCCGCGTGCCTTCGCCGCGCTGACCGTGGCGCTGCACGTGCCGCTGACGCTCCTGCTGTTGGGCATCGTCTTCCGCGGCGCGGCCTTCACCTTCCGCACGTATGACACGCGCGGCGACGTGGTGGAGCGGCGCTGGGGCGTGGTGTTCAGCGGCGCGAGCCTGGTGGCGCCGCTGCTGCTGGGCATGTGCGTGGGCGCGGTGGCCAGCGGCGACATCCGCATGGAAGGCCATGTGGTGGTCAGCGGCTTCTTCGCCCCCTGGACGGGGCCGTTCCCGATTGCCGTGGGGCTCCTGGCGCTGGGGCTCTTCGCCTTCCTGGCGGCGGTGTACCTCACGCACGAGGCGCACTCGCGCGAGCTGCGTGAGGACTTCCGCATGCGGGCCCTGGTGACGGGCGCGCTGGTGTTCGTCCTCGCGGCCGTGGTGCTCGTCCTCGCGCGCGAGGGTGCGCCGCGAGTCTGGGCCGGGCTCCTGCATTCGCCCTTCGCCCTGGCCCTGCACGCGGCCACGGCGGTGGCGGCGGTGACTGCCTTTGTCCTGCTGGGCCTGCGTCACTTCCGCGCCGCGCGCGTGGCCGCGGCCTCGCAAGTGGGCTTCATCATCCTCGGATGGGCTGCCTCGCAGCACCCGTACCTGGTGGAGCCGGACCTCACCCTCCAGAACAGCGCCGCCGCGCCCGAGGTGCAGCGGTTGTTGATGGTCGCGCTGGGTGTGGGCGTGGCGGTGGTCGTCCCCTCGCTGGTGCTCTTCTTCCGCGTCTTCCGGCCGCGCCCTCCCGGCGCGACGCCTCCCGCCCATGCTTGA
- a CDS encoding cytochrome ubiquinol oxidase subunit I gives MCMTDLLFARAQMGLSLAFHIVFAAAGVALPVLMVLSDLKARRTQDADYRLLSQKLAKGTAILFAVGAVSGTALSFELGLLWPEFMGRYGAVIGLPFSLEGVAFFTEAIFLGIYLYGRERVSPGLHLFSGIMVAVSGAASAFFVTLVNVFMNHPSGFTHTAAGPVDIQPVVAMFSPGWQYETAHVILSCYQASAFAMAGIHAFILLRHPGAAFHRKALSVALPLACVTALLQPLVGDLSAKHVARAQPVKLAAMEGQFETEVGAPLRVGGLPDVNSGTVRGAVDIPKGLSVLAFGDPNAEVRGLNEFPREEWPPVAKVHVAFQVMVGTGSVMALLALVTLVHRWRKKTWPESGALLRAWLWTGPLGLVALEAGWLVTEWGRQPWILRGVMRTSDAVTPVPHLSAPFFTFTLVYLFLGVTVLFVLSRQVAGTLPGERDAHVH, from the coding sequence ATGTGCATGACGGACCTGCTCTTTGCTCGTGCGCAGATGGGGCTGTCGCTCGCGTTTCACATTGTGTTCGCGGCGGCGGGTGTGGCGCTTCCGGTGCTGATGGTGCTGAGCGACTTGAAGGCGCGTCGCACCCAGGACGCGGACTACCGCCTGTTGAGCCAGAAGCTGGCGAAGGGCACCGCCATCCTCTTCGCGGTGGGCGCGGTGAGTGGCACGGCGCTGTCGTTCGAGCTGGGCCTGCTGTGGCCCGAGTTCATGGGGCGCTACGGCGCGGTGATTGGCCTGCCCTTCAGCCTGGAGGGCGTGGCCTTCTTCACCGAGGCCATCTTCCTGGGCATCTACCTGTATGGCCGTGAGCGTGTCTCACCGGGGCTGCACCTGTTCAGCGGCATCATGGTGGCGGTGAGCGGCGCGGCCAGCGCGTTCTTCGTGACGCTGGTGAATGTCTTCATGAATCACCCCTCGGGCTTCACGCATACCGCCGCGGGGCCGGTCGACATCCAGCCGGTGGTGGCGATGTTCAGCCCGGGTTGGCAGTACGAGACCGCCCACGTCATCTTGTCGTGCTACCAGGCGAGCGCCTTCGCCATGGCGGGCATTCACGCCTTCATCCTCCTGCGCCATCCGGGCGCGGCCTTCCACCGGAAGGCGTTGTCGGTGGCGCTGCCGCTCGCGTGTGTCACCGCGCTGCTCCAGCCGCTGGTGGGGGACCTGTCCGCGAAGCACGTGGCTCGGGCGCAGCCGGTGAAGCTGGCCGCCATGGAGGGCCAATTCGAGACGGAGGTGGGCGCGCCGCTCCGCGTGGGGGGCTTGCCCGACGTGAATTCCGGCACGGTGCGCGGCGCGGTGGACATCCCCAAGGGCCTCTCGGTGCTCGCGTTCGGAGATCCCAACGCGGAGGTGCGCGGGCTGAACGAGTTCCCGCGCGAGGAGTGGCCGCCGGTGGCCAAGGTCCACGTCGCGTTCCAGGTGATGGTGGGCACGGGCAGCGTGATGGCGCTCCTGGCGCTGGTGACGCTCGTGCATCGCTGGCGCAAGAAGACGTGGCCCGAGTCCGGCGCGCTCCTGCGTGCGTGGCTCTGGACGGGGCCGCTGGGGCTGGTGGCGCTGGAGGCCGGCTGGCTCGTCACCGAGTGGGGGCGCCAGCCTTGGATTCTCCGAGGCGTCATGCGCACGTCCGACGCGGTGACGCCGGTGCCGCACCTGTCCGCGCCCTTCTTCACCTTCACGCTCGTGTACCTGTTCCTGGGAGTCACGGTGCTGTTCGTCCTGTCCAGACAAGTGGCCGGCACGCTGCCCGGCGAGAGGGATGCCCATGTCCACTGA
- a CDS encoding phage holin family protein, whose product MDLESERLERAQLETLSTTELIRHALAETRLLVKAEVLHAKKELREEVNAARTAGILLGAGAVLALASLAVLFVALGLALPLSSAVGVLLVGVLLVLVAGLLLFLGVQRLPKKPLPHTQERLRADYELTRETLQ is encoded by the coding sequence GTGGACCTCGAATCCGAACGCCTGGAGCGAGCCCAGCTGGAAACGCTCTCCACCACGGAACTCATCCGTCACGCGCTCGCGGAGACGCGCCTGCTGGTGAAGGCCGAGGTGCTGCACGCGAAGAAGGAGCTGCGCGAGGAGGTGAACGCCGCGCGCACCGCGGGCATCCTCCTGGGCGCTGGGGCCGTCCTGGCGCTCGCGTCGCTGGCGGTGCTCTTCGTGGCCCTGGGGCTGGCCTTGCCGCTGTCCTCGGCCGTGGGCGTGCTGCTGGTGGGCGTGCTGCTCGTCCTGGTGGCGGGCCTGCTGCTCTTCCTGGGCGTCCAGCGCCTGCCGAAGAAGCCGCTGCCCCACACGCAGGAGCGGCTGCGCGCCGACTACGAGCTTACGCGGGAGACGCTCCAATGA
- a CDS encoding ADP-ribosylglycohydrolase family protein: MPLTPSERQDRFHAAFLGLAIGDALGFPLRGIPPASLARLPGLAEDFAPRPRGKFAKGQFSDDTQLLLAAAESVIREGKVDGRSAAAHLAWLWQEGIILQPPRSLSESLQRLAGGTPWMSAGAPLGTKCPSVLSRALVVGLFEGGQRARLPHDAGVLTVITHKDPICAAAAAAFAQAVALGMEEEALTPAAFCDQLALAAAVHDKQLAEEVRHLPRLLTWDTTRALNQLRKVGVPPSELKGVDGLPPHVVPVLLTSLYAALKVPHDFREAVAVSLRCGGEADVAAALTGALVGAHLGTRAIPARLRKQVLYVENLVDTADRLFRARQVRETLATAMALHNRRR; this comes from the coding sequence ATGCCGCTGACTCCCTCCGAGCGCCAGGACAGGTTTCATGCGGCGTTCTTGGGCCTCGCCATCGGGGATGCGCTCGGCTTTCCGCTGAGGGGCATTCCTCCCGCGAGCCTGGCGCGCCTGCCGGGATTGGCGGAGGACTTCGCTCCGCGCCCGCGCGGCAAGTTCGCCAAGGGCCAGTTCAGCGACGACACGCAGCTGTTGCTCGCCGCGGCGGAGAGCGTCATCCGCGAGGGCAAGGTGGATGGCCGCAGCGCGGCGGCGCACCTCGCGTGGCTCTGGCAGGAGGGCATCATCCTCCAGCCGCCCCGCAGCCTCTCCGAGTCGCTCCAGCGGCTGGCGGGTGGCACGCCGTGGATGAGCGCGGGCGCGCCGCTGGGCACCAAGTGCCCGTCCGTGCTGAGCCGCGCGCTGGTGGTGGGCCTCTTCGAGGGGGGGCAGCGCGCGCGACTGCCGCACGACGCGGGCGTGCTGACCGTCATCACGCACAAGGACCCCATCTGCGCGGCGGCCGCGGCGGCCTTCGCTCAGGCGGTGGCGCTGGGCATGGAGGAGGAGGCGCTCACGCCCGCCGCCTTCTGCGATCAGCTGGCCCTGGCCGCCGCGGTGCACGACAAGCAGCTCGCGGAGGAGGTGCGGCACCTGCCGCGCCTTTTGACGTGGGACACCACGCGCGCGCTCAACCAGCTGCGCAAGGTGGGCGTGCCCCCCAGCGAACTCAAGGGCGTGGACGGGCTGCCGCCGCACGTGGTGCCGGTGCTGCTGACGTCGCTGTACGCCGCGCTGAAGGTCCCCCACGACTTCCGCGAGGCGGTGGCCGTCAGCCTGCGCTGCGGTGGCGAGGCGGACGTGGCAGCGGCCCTCACGGGCGCGCTGGTGGGCGCGCACCTGGGCACGCGCGCCATCCCCGCGCGGCTGCGCAAGCAGGTGTTGTACGTGGAGAACCTCGTGGACACGGCGGACCGCCTCTTCCGGGCCCGCCAGGTGCGCGAGACGCTCGCCACCGCCATGGCGCTCCACAACCGCCGCCGCTGA
- a CDS encoding F0F1 ATP synthase subunit epsilon, with product MAKLTVEIVTPEKRILSVQADEAIVPGGRGLFGVRPGHTPFLSLMEPGPLTLIDAGRQDTYFVAGGFVEVGNDKVLVLADGAEQVSGIDVESARQRMAEAQKRLSALSADDARFEVEQATVRREAARINVAGMR from the coding sequence ATGGCCAAGCTGACTGTGGAAATCGTCACCCCCGAGAAGCGCATCCTGTCGGTGCAGGCCGACGAGGCCATCGTGCCGGGTGGCCGGGGTCTCTTCGGCGTGCGGCCGGGCCACACGCCCTTCCTGTCCCTGATGGAGCCGGGCCCGCTGACGCTCATCGATGCGGGGCGCCAGGACACGTACTTCGTCGCGGGCGGCTTCGTGGAGGTCGGCAACGACAAGGTGCTGGTCCTCGCGGACGGCGCCGAACAGGTGTCCGGCATCGACGTGGAGAGCGCCCGCCAGCGGATGGCGGAGGCGCAGAAGCGCCTGAGCGCGCTGTCCGCCGACGACGCCCGCTTCGAGGTCGAGCAGGCCACGGTGCGCCGCGAGGCCGCGCGCATCAACGTCGCCGGCATGCGCTGA
- the atpD gene encoding F0F1 ATP synthase subunit beta: MSAQVPTTGKVTQVLGPVVDVEFPPGGLPEVYYALKLTNPNLGDTPDNLTLEVAQHLGENTVRCIAMDSTEGLGRGQPVKNTGAAIQVPVGKATLGRILNVTGEPVDEMGPVNSTEHWSIHRAPPLFTEQDVRVQMFETGIKVIDLLAPYTRGGKIGLFGGAGVGKTVLLQELIRNVAVERGGFSVFAGVGERTREGNDLYHEMQETKVIKTDNLEASQAVLVYGQMNEPPGARARVALSALTMAEYFRDVEGRDVLLFVDNIFRFTQAGSEVSALLGRIPSAVGYQPTLATEMGGLQERITSTTKGSITSVQAIYVPADDLTDPAPATAFAHLDATTVLNRSIAELAIFPAVDPLDSTSRILDPAIVGAEHYAVARRVQGILQRYKELQDIIAILGMDELSEDDKLVVARARKIQRFLSQPFFVAKVFTGKDGRYVKLQDTIRGFKEVCEGKHDDIPETAFYMCGDISEVQENARKMAAA; the protein is encoded by the coding sequence ATGAGCGCTCAAGTTCCGACGACTGGCAAGGTCACGCAGGTTCTCGGCCCCGTGGTCGACGTGGAGTTTCCGCCCGGCGGACTCCCCGAGGTCTACTACGCCCTCAAGCTGACGAACCCCAACCTGGGCGACACGCCGGACAACCTCACGCTCGAGGTCGCGCAGCACCTGGGCGAGAACACCGTGCGCTGCATCGCCATGGACTCCACCGAGGGGCTCGGCCGTGGCCAGCCGGTGAAGAACACGGGCGCCGCCATCCAGGTGCCGGTGGGCAAGGCCACCCTGGGCCGCATCCTCAACGTCACCGGTGAGCCGGTGGACGAGATGGGCCCCGTGAACTCCACGGAGCACTGGTCCATCCACCGCGCGCCCCCGCTCTTCACCGAGCAGGACGTGCGCGTGCAGATGTTCGAGACGGGCATCAAGGTCATCGACCTGCTCGCTCCCTACACCCGTGGCGGCAAGATCGGCCTGTTCGGCGGCGCCGGCGTCGGCAAGACGGTGCTCCTCCAGGAGCTGATCCGCAACGTGGCCGTGGAGCGCGGCGGCTTCTCCGTGTTCGCCGGCGTGGGTGAGCGCACCCGCGAGGGCAACGACCTGTACCACGAGATGCAGGAGACCAAGGTCATCAAGACCGACAACCTGGAGGCCAGCCAGGCCGTCCTCGTGTACGGTCAGATGAACGAGCCGCCCGGCGCCCGCGCCCGCGTGGCCCTCTCCGCGCTCACCATGGCCGAGTACTTCCGCGACGTGGAGGGCCGTGACGTGCTCCTCTTCGTGGACAACATCTTCCGCTTCACGCAGGCCGGTTCCGAGGTGTCCGCGCTCCTGGGCCGCATCCCCAGCGCCGTGGGTTACCAGCCGACGCTCGCCACGGAGATGGGCGGTCTGCAGGAGCGCATCACCTCCACGACCAAGGGCTCCATCACCTCGGTGCAGGCCATCTACGTGCCCGCCGACGACCTGACGGACCCGGCGCCGGCCACCGCGTTCGCCCACCTGGACGCGACCACGGTGCTCAACCGCTCCATCGCCGAGCTCGCCATCTTCCCGGCCGTGGATCCGCTCGACTCCACCAGCCGCATCCTGGATCCGGCCATCGTGGGCGCGGAGCACTACGCCGTCGCTCGCCGCGTCCAGGGCATCCTGCAGCGCTACAAGGAGCTCCAGGACATCATCGCCATCCTCGGCATGGACGAGCTCTCCGAGGACGACAAGCTGGTGGTGGCGCGCGCCCGCAAGATCCAGCGCTTCCTGTCGCAGCCGTTCTTCGTGGCCAAGGTGTTCACGGGCAAGGACGGCCGCTACGTGAAGCTCCAGGACACCATCCGGGGCTTCAAGGAAGTGTGCGAGGGCAAGCACGACGACATCCCGGAGACCGCCTTCTACATGTGCGGCGATATCTCCGAGGTCCAGGAGAACGCGCGCAAGATGGCGGCGGCGTAA
- the atpG gene encoding ATP synthase F1 subunit gamma, whose product MASLRDIRKRIRSVKNTRQITKAMKMVSAAKLRKAQDAILAARPYAQTLDQIISDLAARAADEGLAHPLLTPRPVRRVELVVLTSDRGLAGGFNSNITRRANRFLYENTALEKIQISTVGRKGNDFFRTRGLAIRKDFGGLYQRLSYRAAADVAEELVASYVNGEVDQVIVVFNEFISAINQKVTMMQLLPLQTFGPQVPAEAQGPSLVDFKYEPDRQAVLDRLVPQAVNIKLYRALLESVASEHGARMSAMENATSNATDMINSYTLVYNRTRQAVITKELMEIVSGAEALK is encoded by the coding sequence ATGGCGTCCCTTCGAGACATCCGCAAGCGCATCCGCTCGGTGAAGAACACGCGTCAAATCACCAAGGCGATGAAGATGGTCTCCGCCGCGAAGCTCCGCAAGGCGCAGGACGCCATCCTCGCCGCGCGCCCCTACGCGCAGACGCTCGATCAGATCATCTCCGACCTCGCCGCCCGCGCCGCAGACGAGGGGCTCGCCCACCCGCTCTTGACGCCGCGCCCGGTGCGCCGCGTGGAGCTGGTGGTGCTGACCTCGGACCGCGGCCTCGCCGGCGGCTTCAACTCCAACATCACCCGCCGCGCCAACCGCTTCCTCTACGAGAACACCGCGCTGGAGAAGATCCAGATCTCCACGGTGGGCCGCAAGGGCAACGACTTCTTCCGCACCCGCGGCCTGGCGATCCGCAAGGACTTCGGTGGCCTGTACCAGCGCCTGTCCTATCGCGCCGCCGCGGATGTCGCCGAGGAGCTGGTCGCCAGCTACGTGAACGGCGAAGTGGACCAGGTCATCGTCGTCTTCAACGAGTTCATCTCCGCCATCAACCAGAAGGTCACGATGATGCAGCTGCTGCCGCTGCAGACCTTCGGGCCGCAGGTGCCCGCCGAGGCGCAGGGCCCGTCGCTGGTGGACTTCAAGTACGAGCCGGACCGTCAGGCCGTCCTCGACCGGCTGGTGCCCCAGGCGGTCAACATCAAGCTGTACCGGGCGCTGCTGGAGAGCGTGGCCAGCGAGCACGGCGCGCGCATGAGCGCCATGGAGAACGCCACCAGCAACGCCACGGACATGATCAACAGCTACACGCTGGTCTACAACCGGACGCGTCAGGCGGTCATCACCAAGGAGCTGATGGAGATCGTCTCCGGCGCCGAGGCGCTGAAGTAG